The following DNA comes from Erythrolamprus reginae isolate rEryReg1 chromosome 8, rEryReg1.hap1, whole genome shotgun sequence.
acagaacaaattaagttcataagtagtggTATCATTGTATATATCTACCAGTCCATCTTATGATTTTGGCATTCTAATTCTTCTTTAGTTTTCAAGTGACCATTTGGGTGCAGAATATCTTTATAGTTCAAGGTTTTTGTGGGGTCAATTAGATTTGGGTAAATGATGGCCTCCATAGTGGATAGCCACCTAGGAATTTTgatataatatttctttttaatttcatgcCAGATTCTTAATAGGGATTTTCTAATCAAATGTTTGTTGaatgcattttgttttttggATTCATCCTTCCACAAATGGGCATACCAGCCCATCTGCAGATCATGTCCCTCTAAGGTCAGAACTATTTTATTTGAGAGAttaatccaatctttaatccaggtTGGAGAGGCAGCGTTGTAATAATatggtttcttttctttccttgggAATGACATGGTTATGATAGTATCTGGTAAGATTTGGATGATAAAGTATGGATAATTAACATTtaagagtattttttttctttttgaagggtaATTAGAATAGGATAAGTGTAAAGAAATTTTTAAGAAGTAAATAAGGATGCGTGACAATTGAAAATAATCACTTTGGCCCAaaggtaataaaatttaatagataagtgaaaacaaatagatgagatgtaatagcaaatagtattgttaagtctgtataaggatattgaaaaagtttatatgaaaGTTTTCCAGATGATAAAAGTAAAGCTGGCAGCATTTTGTTGGAGGATAAATAAAGAATGTAAATGTGAATTCATTGCattgtattgaagattgaaggtTTATGATGATATTGCACTGTCTAAAAgtagagaaaaattttaaaaaaacttttattcacgccaaaaaaaaataaataagggaaagacttcatgaactccatctgtatagtctggaggacaaaagggaaagggaggggatatgatcaaaatatttaaatatgttcaagggttaagtaaggtccaggagggaagtgtttttaataggaaagtgaacacaaggaccagggagaaaatattatttgattgaaagtatagtagatgcttggaacaaacttccagcagacgtggttcgtaaatccagtcactgaattgaaacatgcctgggataaacatagatccatcctaagataaaatacgggaaatagtataagggcagactaggtggaccaggaggtctttttctaccgtcaatcttctatatttctataaaaaCAGCCCCCAATTTAATCCCACAAGTTCAGAAACCAGCCCCCAAGCTTGCAGGCTAAGGGACTTTCTAAACCCAGACCAGGATGCGTTGGGTTCCCCATTAGCAAACAAAATTCGCACGTCAGGCTGCTACCTGCTGCCAAGGTAGACTGCCCTTGCAGGTGGAGGCTCTCCAACATTGACAGCCTTTTCTTGCCAGTCACTAAGGTCTGCAAAACCAGGTGCACTACAAGCTGCTTTCTCATGAAAACCTTATTTATTAAGTGTGTATATTGCTATGgttaggttggggggggggggggaaagagctaTATCTTCCCATTTTTTAACCTTCTCATAATCATAAGAACctaaaagagccatgctgaattgggccaaagcccatcaagtccagcattcgatgtcacacagtggcccgccaattgtccttggggatcttgagcagaaagagaaggcaaaaccctccctttccctcgatcaccaacaaatgggacccaagggaatcctgcctgcctcaaccaacatagaggctgcACTTGGACATCCGGTTCAATaatcactgatacacttggcatccatgaatctgtctaatcctgccttgaagctatccaggctgacagttgtcacgacctcttctggaagtgaatcccatcaatcaaggaccctctgggtgaagaaatatttcccttgatttgtcctcactttcttacttatgagctttagggagggccccctcatttatttatttatttatttattatttatttattggatttgtatgccgcccctctccagagactcggggcggctaacagcgacaataaaacagtgtacaatagtaatttggtattgatgattaaaaatcaattaatataaaaaccaaacatacatacatacatacataccatgcatagaattgtaaaggcctagggggaaagaggatctcaattcccccatgcctggtggcagaggtgggttttaagttttttacgaaaggcaaggagggtgagggccgttctaatctctggggggagttggttccagagggctggggccgccacagagaaggctcttcccctgggtcccgccaggcgacattgcttagttgacgggacccggagaagatccactctgtgggacctaactggtcgctgggattcatgcagtagaaggcggtccctgaggtaatctggtccggtgccatgaagggctttataggtcataaccaacactttgaattgtgaccggaaactgatcggcaaccaatgcagactgcggagtgttggtgtaacatgggcatatttgggaaagcccatgattgctctcgcagctgcattctgcacgatctgaagtttccgaacatttttcaaaggtagccccatgtagagagcgttacagtagtcaagcctcgaggtgatgagggcatgagtgactgtgagcagtgactcccggtccaagtagggtcgcaactggtgcacaaggcgaacctgggcaaacgtccccctcgccacagctgaaagatgtttctctaatgtcagctgtggatcgaggaggacgcccaagttgcaaaccttctctgagggggccagtgattctccccccagggtaatggatggacagatggagttgtccttgggaggtaagatccacagccactccgtcttgtctgggttgagtttgagcttgttgacactcatccaggccctaacatcctccaggcaccggcccatcacttccactgcttcgttggctggacactcatcctagtattgtgtgatagagaaaagaatttttctctatccaccttttctatcccatgcataattttgtacactttgatcaagtcactccttaaacgccgtctttcaaggctgaagagaccaaggcgttgcaacctggtttcataagggaggggctccattcccttgatcattcttgttgcccttttctgcaccttttccagttccattctatccttcttgaggtgcggtgaccagaactgtacacagtactcaccatcgatttgtacagaggagAGTTAGGAGTTTGTGATAGAAAGAGTGTTAGGAGCAGCTAGGATTGTACATGAACAAagttggaaattgaataggataccaacggaaagggaagttttgagaaaaaaatgatggattgtgcagagatgagtagattgactttgaaacttaaagataaacaagactttggattattataaaatttgggggaggttttatggatagatagaaaactaagagatgcgtatgtattattaattggttaattttgggaaAAACTGGAACATGAtgatttgatttaaattttggaagccaGATGGCGAAGGCGAGAAATGGTGATAGCACTACATAATGATATAACAAAAAAATTACTCATTGTTTAGACTTTAAACATACAGAACTTCATTTTATGAAGTAGATGATGTATTATGaatatgtttttttattaaatagattttttattagttatatgataaaatattaaaatttagataaaagagattttattatttgtttgcatTGATGAAATGTAACTTTCTATAGTAAGATGGAGAGGAaggatttttatttagattttaaagAATTGTCAagtgttgtataaaattaatagaaatttttagatgaggagagaaaagagcctccattgagtgagtagtaagaaaagtttatatatcattgtttttaagcattgttgtgtttataactatatattattttattttatggtggagaaaataaaaaaaattatacctgcAAGAAGAAAATTGAGGGGAGCTGGAAATGCAAAATCCCCAAACTGTAAGAGTGGTTAGAATCAAGAGAGGACCGATTTTTCTTGGTCGATAACCTTAAAAATAAGGTTTAAGAAGGATGAACAGCTTTAAGAAGGATGAACGACAGAATTCCccaaggctggctggggaattctgggaattgaagtccattaaTCTTAAAAGCTGGGAAACTGACCTAGTGGGACAATTTAAATATTTGGATGCATCGATGGCCAATAGTTCCAAAAAACTATTTCTTCATTAGTCCCGTTTCCCATAATCAGGGCTAAAACTGGTAAAAACTGGAAAAGAAAGTGCTTTTGGACAACCTGCGTGATTGAAATATGGCGTGATTCATAGCTCCTGGAAAAGTAAGCTTTTGATAAACCATGACAGACTGTGCTAATTTAGATTAACAAGAACACCAAGCAGAACCTTTTTAGTACTGATAAACTCCTCCGCTCTAAGAGAGATTTATAGCTTTGTCTCTCCAGCTTTTTAGCTTGGAATGTGAATTTGCATCGTAAAATATTCAAATTAAGGAAAACCTCCATCGTGGATGACTCCAATGGTGGTGTCCAAATCTCATTTTACTGTACAGTAGTTCCATAATTGtttccagttattattatttattatttattcgacttctatggtgcccaatcccgaaggactcaggcggcttacaacagtataagaAATTACAAAgacagtaaaaagaagtcaaatataacaacTAAATTATAAagtcttaattaaaaaaaacataaccccattaacatgcatacataacattcatacaaATGGCCATGAAAGGTGTTAAATTAATGGACCCCAGGCAAAACCAGTTGTTAGTGGCTTTACGAAAAGCCGACATAGtgagagcagtacggacatcggggggggggagttggttccatagagctggagcaacaacaaagaaggccctcccttgtggcccgccaacctgcattgtttggtcgacaggacccggaggaggccaactctgtgtgttcttataggtctctgggaggtatgcggaaGGAGATGGTCCTGTAATTCAACTAGGAAAAACAGCTATTATCCAGAAAGGTATTAGCCAAGGACAgcaaaccaaatacagtggtacctctgcctaagaacacctctacttacaaacttttctagataagaaccgggtgttcaagatttttttgcctcttctcaagaactattttccacttacaaacccgagtctccgaaactgtaaccggaaaaggcagggagaagcctccgtggggcctctctaggaatctcctgggaggaaacagagccagaaaaggcggggagaagcctccgtggggcctctctaggaatctcctgggaggaaacagggcctccaccctccctgtggtttccccaatctcacacattatttgcttttacattgattcctatgggaaaaattgcttcttcttacaaacttttctacttaagaacctgatcacggaacgaattaagttcgtaagtagaggtaccactgtatttatcttGATTTGTACAACTGCAATGTTCTCTTCTTCCCTCGTAGCCATCTGTCTCTTCTTAACTCTACCACTTAGGCATCATATTCATTATGTCATCCCATATGATGGAGACCAGTCGGTGGTGGATTCTTCCGAGAACTACTTTGTGACCGACAACGTCACCAAGCAAGAAATTGATCTGATGCTGGGACTCTTGTTGGGATTCTGTATAAGCTGGTTTCttgtgtggatggatggattgctCCATTACGCCGTACGGGCGTGGAGGATGAGCCGGCGGTATGGTAAGTGGAAATCAAGTTGACATGCCAAGGTTTTTCGAATGATTGCTGGGTTTTGGTGAGAAAAATTGCAAACACAGAGAATGTTTGAACCTGAGGAGGTCAACAACCACAGGCCCTGAAGTTCAATCTActtgggaaaaaaaaatcccaggaaaGCTTTTAATCCTATGGACCTACAGCATTTTTCGGAGCATAAAATGCACCCGAGTATacgacacatcttagttttgggggagggaaatagggaatagaatctgcttaccagatatttatctggctagggtccttagcctggtcagcttcagcatattactttatcccctggttagggctttgaacaaactttatttggagagagtaacagtgaaagagcctgcaagccagtaagagctgggaacatcgttagcacctggaaataaacatttggagcaagtagagcaatggaaaaaacctgcaaagacttagggcttggaaagcattctttgcagagaattacaatgaaagagcctgtacggtaagagctgggaagatcactaGCAGCTAGTGCAATCTGCTTCTACAAAGATGAATAGAATTAATTTGTGGAATTTACTGGGTTCTTTCCTCTAGAAATACTTTCTTGCTTTGGAAGGTATATAATGTtcttagggggaaaaaagggtcaTAATGTGAGAGGCAAAAGagccagatttattttattatcttaaaaataaagaagatgttTCCTTAAAGCGTCTGGTTGGGttacaaagataaaataaaagtaaCGGTTTTTCCCCGCGTAACTGATACAAATAGAAACTAAAACACAACCAATAAAAGATtgcctgaaaaaaatatttacctTTTACAGGAAGCCCTGCTAAAAATTGGACATTAATGTAGCCAACCAATGATCTTTTAAAATTCCTTGATATTTGTTTTATTCTGTCTCGAGGCCTTTCTGgagctggtaggtgaaaaaaatgtccaaacgggcaaactggaagttcaggaaaacatacttccggtttgcccgttgtgctgttttttgcactccggggcttcaggaagcttctctgaacgctctggagtgcaaaaaacagcacaacagcaaactggaagtgcgtttttccaaacttctggtttatccattggtggatttttttttttgtctccaaGTTTCAGCGtccggagggcgaaacggcctttcccaaagccgaaaattagctggccagcgcgTGCATGctcgctggagctgaaacatggcaaagtctcatgtaccctccaatatggctccgcgcgccacctgtggcacgcatgccatagctttgccatcacaGTCCAAGGGGTTTGCCCACCCCCGTTCGGttgcagtgatccctcatttatcgcgggtgttacgttccaggccCACCCGCGATAAATGAAAAACCATGAAGTAGGGATGCtatatttacaatgtaaataaagcatgaaaaaattaaaaagaatggCAGCCCCCGGACGCCGCTCGCCCGTCCACTGCCCGCCCGTTGCCTAGTGCTCCTTTTTAtcttaaaccaggagagaaggggaggagatggggtggtggtggtgagagaGAGGCTTCAAGCACAGCAGGGGCCTGCTGACGTCAAGCCCGGCGCCGGCGATGCATTTGAAAAGCCGCGACTTGGCTTCCCTGCTCACCCCTGAGAGATGAGGGGCGGGGCTACAAGCTCCTTACGGGGCCCACAGAGGGGCTGATCAGTGCAGGGTTGGAGCTCCCGTGTGCCGCCCGCCCTCCAGCCAGGTTCCCTCCAGCCAGCGGCACTCCCCCGCCCCGCCCTCTCGGAGCTGGAGCAAGTGGTGGCGGTGGCTATCAGGttactacattaaaaaaaaacccgcgATACACTAAAGTCGCAAAAGGTGAACCGCGAGgtggcgagggattactgtaaatgAGGAATCTGTTTCCATCATGctgagtcactctctctctcctctttcccagACAATTCGTGGTCTTGGTTTCCCAAATTTTGTAACTTCAAGGAGTTCCGGAAACGCCACCACAGCCAGTACGACGAAGGGGCGGGAAACATGGTGCACATCAAACAGAAATTGTATCATAACGGGCATCCCAGCCCGAGACACCTTTAAGGAAACCTGGGACCGATCGGTGGTCTATGGAACATGCCTTTTGCCGTCTACCGAAGGGGAGACGTCCAACTGCTTACTACTCTCCGGTGGGCACCACTTAAAGACTCCCCCTTAGTTCCACCAACGGCATTGTTTGCAGAATCCTCTGCGCACAGAGAATGCACAATTCCTCCCCCCCATCCTGGATCCAAGGCTCACGAGAACATTGCACTGTGGTTACCATTTGACTGGTGTGACCTGTACATACGGCGAAAAAAGGACAACCCAGCACAGAGCGAGCGTGCGCAAAAATTTGCATTACACTTCCCGAGCCCTCGCTTCCTTttggtgatatgatagcagcggCAGTCTATTTTTCTCCCCGTTGGGTTTTTTCTTTGTTGATTTTGGAAGTTTCTGTTTGTCGTCGTCTTTGTAGATGAATTTGGCCAGATGTTGCCCTGTTTAGCCTTCGAGTACTTCCGAGTCTCTGTTTCCAACTGTATCTGATCCCTCTCTCTCCACTTGATCCCCCTATGGAGGTTCTTTGTCGTGCTACGATTATCTCATTCCTAAATCTAGATTTGGCTTTGGATTTTAGGCGACCTGGTAGGTACAATGAGTAACTCTTTAAGGTCTTCTTCGGTTGAGAATCGCTTGGTTTTTCTCCAGCCTCCACTTCTGTTTTGCTTTCCTTTCGAATGCTTAAGCCAGGGAGATCTTTCCTCCAAAAGAAACAGGTAGCTCTATTCTGACATGCAAAATTCACCATCGCCAGTAGTCACCCGTAGGCTGGAGCGAGCTGTCTTCCAAGAAATACCAACCAGAAAGGTCTACCTTGAGAAGTTTGGTTTGATCAGGCCACGTTGGTAAAAAATATACGTTATTTAAGGTTCCCTTTGGTCTGTTGGCTGATACTGTAAATGTTTCATCCAGGTGTCTTTTGGCTCAAGTTGACTCTTAGTTAAGACAAGAATTGTTTAGTTTGGTGCTGTGCAGACGACGCTTGGTAGAATCCTTTCAGTCGTAGAGAGGtcgttctttttaaagaaaatcggAGGCCAAAGTTGGTTTTTAGCAGGCAAAAGCATACTTCTTTCAAATTACGATCCCTTCCTTGCGTACCATGTTCATAGGTGTCTTCTTCTGTGCAATGGGCATCATTAAGATATTTGAGATAAGCCTCAAATTCCGCATCCCATCAGCCTTGGTAAGCATTTGCCTGCGATGAGGCAAGGACGGAGGTTATGATCCAGAAGAGATCTGGAGATCTCTCAATTGCTCTGTCTTACACCCGGCATATTGAATAATGGCAATTTCAATCTTGGCTCCTCCACCCTGTTGCATTTACAAGACCATCTACCTCAGAAACACTGCACAGTGGCTTCAGCGAAGGGAGTTACGCAGAGAAGGAGGGCCAGGGATCCCGAAAGGGCATTTGAAGTGGGAACAGATCCAGGAGATCCACCAAGTGGACCCAAGTGCTGCACGACAGCAGGAGGTACATTCATTGGGAGGGCCTTAGGAAGTTGGGTAGGTAGAACTGCTAGGGTTTGCCGGCCATGCAAAGTTCAGCACAAATGCAACTCTCAATTGTGGTTTATTACATAAATCACGGCTAGGTCGAAGCTGAAGAGCTTAACACGATCCAGGACACTAGTCTTCTTCACACCGTCATCCCCAAGATGTATCATCTCTGTCTCACTGTGCATAAATTGCTCCCACCGGCCGAAATCAATGATGGTTAAAATGCACATTCTTGCGATCGAGCGGCAGAACACActggctttttcaagaggcaggttTCTgtttaagacagtgatggcgaacctatggcacggatgctacaggtggcatgtggagccatatctgctggcacgcgagccattgccctagctcagcaaaAATGTGCAGGtatgtgcaggccagctgatttttggctcacatggaagttctgggagggcgtttttggcttccagagagcctccaggaggatgggggaaggtgttgttatcctcccccggctccagggaatcctttggggcctagggagggcgaaatacAAACCTACTGAGctcaccataagttgggaaacaggccatttccgacctccagagagcctccgggaggtgggggaagccattttcgccctccccaggcattgaataatggatgtgggcactcacgcatgcccgATAGCGTGTGCACACACTTTTtcaacacccaaggaaaaaaagggtcACCACCACTGATTTAAAGGGTTCCTCCGTCTAGGAAAGGAGGCCACCTGGAAAGCAGGTCTTAGAATAAAGAGGCAGGTAAACCTCGGCCTGTTTTTGCAGCTCTTTTAGAAGCAGCAACCCCACCTTTTTTTAAGTCAATGCCTAGAGAAaccttgctttttaaaaactttccttCTTTACAAAGCCAGTGGTTCCCAAAACATTTGTCTACAAGTCTACCCCGACCATCTGAAACATCCAATTGTTAGGTGGCTTATAACTCTTTGTCCCCATTACTACTAGTAGTACAGTGGATTTGCATGCATGAATTAGGGCGTACAGAAAACCTGTGCTAAAATGTAGTTGTACCGGATACAATGTCATCGTGCTAAACGGGGGGATTTTGGGCGGGGTGGGAGAGGGGATGACCGGTTCGGAAAGAGAGCCCAGCATGGTGGGGCTCAAGGAGATTGAGCTTTGTTCTAGCAACCAGGGCTGGGGGAGACAAGGGGCATAAGTAGCGGACTGTAAGTCGAGGGGGAAGAAAGTTTTaatttaggacagggatggcgaaccgatgccacggatgccacaggtggcatgcggagccatatctgctagcatgagggccgttgccctagctcagctccaacgcgcatgtgtgtgccagccagctgttttttgcctcccacagaggctctgggagggcatttttgacttccagagatcctccagagggatgggggaggcctttggagcttggggagggtaaaatacgagcctactgggcccaccagaagttggaaacaggccattcctGATCTGTTgccaaaaagggcaacaagaatgataagggaaatggagcacctcccttatgatatcaGGTTGacacgccttggtctcttcagccttgaaagacggcgtttaaggggtgacttgatcaaagtgtataaaatcatgcatgggatagaaaaggtggatagagaaaaattattttctctatcacccaatactaggacaagggtccctccctaaagctcataggtaagaaagtgaggacaaatcaagggaaatatttcttcacccaggtccttggtttatggaattcccttccataagatgttgtgacagctgtcagccttgatagcttcacagcaggattagacagattcatggatgccaagtgtatcggtggtcattgaaacggatgtccatgtgcctcctctatgttggttaagacaggcaggattcccttgggtaccatttgttgggggtcaagggaaagggagggttttgccttctctttctgttcaagatccccgtggacaaatgtgacacacaatgctggactcggtgggctttggcctgattcagcatggctcttcttaggttcttatgttccaaCTTCccctaacccacccaccccagactCCCTGTGGAGgtcatttccagtctccagagggactctggggtggtggtggtaggggaagctgtttttgccctccccaggcattgaatgatgagTGTGGCCACTCGCGCATGCACGTTAGCGCACGCCCAtgcgctttcagcacccgaggaaaaaaaaaggttgtcATCACTGGTTTAGGACTTCACTGCTGTATTGTTCTTAGAGACCAGTATATATGAGGAATTTGGGAGAGAAGAGGCCCAATCTGGAGTCCTACACGACTCGGTTGTCCCCAGATGACACGCTCAGTGGTTAGGCGTCAGGGCAGAAGATCAAAGGTCGCCAAATTTTGGGATTGTGTGTTCTCCCAAGATCTCTCCTAAAGCAATGGATTGCCCTGCTTTGTTAAGTCATGTTGAGTTAACCTGTGTTCTCGTTGGTTGGATTTGCTGTGTGCTACGAACCCAGCCAATCATGGTTTGATCGATCAATCTTTATTCCACTCACCATGGCTTCGGGCCTGGCATGAACCCAGCTTGTGGTCAAAGCCCATTGAACTCAGTGGCCTAAATCTAGACACATTTCCTTAGGGGCAGAGGGGTGATTGATCAACACTAGTGCATGTCAAATtagtttttattacttttttttggTTTCCCATTAGCAGATTTTtgggttttgaaaaaaaattgtttttactgttacccagagaattaaaaaaaaaattgggatagACCCCTTCCCTAGGAAACTACTGAAAATGTCTGTGATTATTCTATTGTTTGATTGCAAATGTCCGTGtgattaaaaggaaaaaataacaacTTCACCAAGAACCCAGAAATGAACAAAAGATGAGAAATTTACTGGTAACCTCGCTAATCTTATGTTTCATTTGCTAATATTTGTCAAcaattgtttgtgtttgtgtgtgtgagagagagagagagagtgagaaacaaAGACGCAGAGAGAGAgtcaaggagagagaaagagagagagagagagaaagagagagtcaaggagagagaaagagagtgtgtgagagaaacaaagacacagagagagagagtcaaggagagagagagagagagagagagaaagagagagagtcaaggagagagagagagagagagagagagagagagagagagagagaaagaaagaaagagagaatgctTAAACACACATTATCGGAAATGCTTGAATATTTCACAATGGTATATTTTGTCATTCAAATATTTTCCATGATGTTCAGGTGGATTCTTACTCCATAATTAAATTCTTTGGGGTGCGGTGGGAGGATAGATTGGCAACAATGCTTGTGTATTGtatcagaaaaggaaaaaatcaattctaggttgcattaacagagggatagaatcaagatcacgtgaagtgttaataccactttataaggccttggtgaggccacacttggaatcctgcattcagttttggtcaccacgatgtaaaaaggatgttgagactctagaaagagggcagagaagagccacaaaaagAATGTGggtcctggaggctaaaacatatgaagaacggttgcaagaattgggtatgtctagttgaatgaaaagaaggaccaggggagacatggtagcagtcttccaatatctcaggggttgcctcaaaagaagagggagtcaacctattctccaaagcacttgagggtaagacaagaagcaatgggtggaaactaaacaaggagagaagcaacttagaactaaggagaaattccctgacagttagaacaattaaccagtggaacagcttgcctccagaagttgtaaattgctccaacactggaagaaaaATACCCTGTCCCAGCCTCACCCATGTCTCTTTCCGGAGGTCGGCTGAGGTGTCCACGTAGATCAGG
Coding sequences within:
- the TMEM240 gene encoding transmembrane protein 240 translates to MNTNTMIFLILGASVVMAIACLMDMNALLDRFHNYILPHLRGEDRVCHCNCGRHHIHYVIPYDGDQSVVDSSENYFVTDNVTKQEIDLMLGLLLGFCISWFLVWMDGLLHYAVRAWRMSRRYDNSWSWFPKFCNFKEFRKRHHSQYDEGAGNMVHIKQKLYHNGHPSPRHL